The Euphorbia lathyris chromosome 3, ddEupLath1.1, whole genome shotgun sequence genome contains a region encoding:
- the LOC136224781 gene encoding uncharacterized protein, whose product MNPGRAPSARSYDSPRGRSSPSSGRFQHRNRHMSGADGSYSDGSFSSRGGISRGRRENAYHMSPESRQTSSNPGPNMAWIRKPRDETFHTEGVKNNQHASSASGGDSKQFDCFEALDSAQSSAPFNSKERQVDETEVQSLSCSNSKVRQLDETKAHIDKPMVKRAVDPSTLHRNFSSKDINTVQIESHPSIHSDGADLPSREQCAKSVGSPGNPGHSDNLQAIKPFDICTPKTEGVVLNRPLRDINRQKRIDAKRGLEVQGEILKQGMVLLKGYLSVADQVRIVKQCRQLGLGVGGFYQPSYCSGAKLNLKMMCLGKNWDPNTSQYGECRPEDGAKPPLIPVEFRQLVERAMEDSRALVEKNSKGSNVENIIPWMSPDICIVNFYSASGRLGLHQDKDESEGSLKKGLPVVSFSIGGTGEFLYGDSRNADDAEKVMLESGDVLIFGGKSRHIFHGVHSVDPDKAPNLLLQETNLKPGRLNLTFRQY is encoded by the exons ATGAATCCTGGTCGTGCTCCAAGCGCTCGAAGTTATGACAGTCCCAGGGGGCGTTCGTCGCCTTCTTCCGGCCGTTTTCAACACCGTAATCGCCAT ATGTCTGGTGCGGATGGGAGTTATTCCGATGGTTCCTTCAGCAGTAGAGGTGGAATCTCACGTGGTAGAAGGGAAAATGCTTACCATATGTCGCCAGAGAGTCGTCAGACTTCCTCCAATCCTGGACCTAATATGGCTTGGATAAGGAAGCCAAGAGATGAGACTTTTCATACAGAAGGTGTCAAGAATAATCAACATGCTTCAAGTGCCAGTGGTGGTGACTCAAAACAATTCGATTGTTTTGAGGCTTTAGATTCTGCACAGTCGTCTGCTCCTTTCAATTCCAAGGAGAGACAAGTTGATGAAACAGAAGTTCAGTCGTTATCTTGTTCCAATTCGAAGGTGAGACAACTTGATGAAACAAAAGCTCATATTGATAAACCGATGGTAAAGAGGGCTGTGGATCCAAGTACATTGCATCGTAATTTCTCATCGAAAGATATCAACACCGTTCAGATTGAATCTCATCCATCCATACACTCTGATGGTGCAGATCTGCCATCTCGAGAACAATGTGCTAAGAGTGTTGGAAGCCCTGGTAACCCGGGGCATTCGGATAATCTTCAAGCAATCAAGCCTTTTGATATTTGCACCCCCAAGACTGAAGGAGTTGTGCTAAATCGTCCTTTACGTGATATAAATAGACAAAAGCGTATTGATGCTAAACGCGGTTTGGAAGTACAAGGAGAAATATTAAAACAAGGGATGGTTCTTTTAAAAGGTTACTTGTCTGTGGCTGATCAG GTGAGAATTGTAAAGCAATGCCGACAACTTGGGTTGGGTGTCGGGGGTTTTTACCAACCTAGTTACTGCAGTGGTGCAAAACTAAATTTAAAAATGATGTGCCTCGGTAAGAATTGGGACCCCAATACAAGTCAGTATGGGGAATGTAGGCCAGAAGATGGGGCCAAACCACCTCTTATCCCTGTTGAATTTCGTCAGTTGGTTGAAAGAGCTATGGAAGATTCCCGTGCTCTCGTGGAAAAAAACTCAAAAGGAAGCAATGTAGAAAATATTATTCCATGGATGTCACCGGACATCTGTATCGTTAATTTTTACTCAGCAAGTGGTCGCCTTGGCCTTCATCAG GATAAAGATGAAAGCGAAGGAAGTCTGAAGAAAGGATTGCCCGTGGTATCTTTTTCAATTGGAGGCACCGGAGAGTTTCTATATGGTGACAGCAGAAATGCAGACGATGCTGAGAAAGTTATGCTGGAATCAGGAGATGTTCTGATTTTTGGTGGAAAGTCTAGACATATTTTTCATGGTGTACATTCAGTTGACCCTGACAAGGCCCCTAACTTGTTGCTTCAAGAAACAAATCTTAAACCAGGCCGTCTTAATCTGACTTTCAGACAGTACTGA
- the LOC136223598 gene encoding uncharacterized protein codes for MASLIPGVLLKLLQSMNSNVKVRGEYRSVLLQVISIVPALTGSELWPNQGFFIKVSDSSHSTYASLSKEDNELILNNKLQLGQFFYVDKMESGTPVPILVGVRPIPGRNPFVGNPKDLMQMLSPSEAALAVDSELINGSKVRELLVGKDENSRQKIVIKEEKAAVASRYMQGVSTASLKVSPTESDNNGAANKKNCIMKGKQQDNKGQEAPKTTTRNRSDSLSSKPEVAVPNSRETLVPSKITSAKSSSNKQENSDKTFSPDTTPWASLPASLLKHGKGILRRRYLASTVAAEAQKEAAAAASLIKWLNMFADLRSSTSLENPHISLTKFFTLQQLIDQPKTTAPLKVKSLQSSDTEQPTKRTGLSHAKSTLKSTKSWTDLSSTEKMEWAKGDGTKDMKEVREILLNETTTWFLKFLEGALDSGFRVAVQEKKGKDNAGRRTEPENNHIAVILSQLKHANEWLDKLRNNLNSENDNGLTETINRLKQKLYVCLLAHVDSAASALENRSDRG; via the exons ATGGCATCTCTCATACCAGGAGTGCTGCTGAAGCTTCTTCAGAGTATGAACTCTAATGTAAAAGTACGCGGGGAGTATCGGTCTGTTCTGCTACAAGTTATCAGCATTGTACCTGCCTTGACAGGCTCTGAGCTATGGCCTAATCAAGGTTTCTTTATAAAAGTTTCCGATTCATCACATTCGACGTATGCTTCACTCTCCAAGGAAGATAATGAACTGATTTTGAATAACAAGTTACAACTTGGGCAATTCTTTTATGTTGATAAGATGGAATCTGGAACTCCTGTTCCAATCTTGGTTGGGGTAAGACCTATTCCTGGTCGAAATCCATTTGTCGGGAACCCGAAAGATTTGATGCAAATGTTGTCGCCGTCTGAGGCAGCTCTAGCTGTTGATAGTGAATTAATCAATGGTTCAAAGGTGAGAGAATTATTGGTAGGGAAAGACGAGAATTCAAGACAGAAGATTGTTATCAAGGAGGAAAAAGCTGCTGTTGCATCCAGGTATATGCAAGGTGTTTCGACTGCGAGTCTAAAAGTAAGTCCAACGGAATCCGATAACAATGGAGCTGCTAATAAGAAGAATTGCATAATGAAAGGAAAGCAGCAAGATAATAAAGGTCAG GAAGCCCCGAAAACTACTACCCGAAATCGATCTGACTCGCTTTCTTCAAAGCCAGAGGTAGCTGTACCTAATTCCAGGGAGACTTTGGTGCCTTCCAAGATCACTTCTGCAAAATCCTCATCAAACAAACAGGAAAATTCAGATAAAACATTTTCACCTGATACAACACCATGGGCTTCTCTACCTGCAAGCCTTCTGAAGCACGGAAAG GGAATTCTGAGAAGGAGATATCTAGCTTCCACGGTAGCAGCAGAAGCCCAGAAGGAAGCAGCTGCTGCTGCATCTCTTATCAAATGGCTCAA TATGTTTGCGGACCTCCGGTCATCCACCTCACTAGAGAACCCCCATATCTCTCTCACCAAATTCTTCACTCTGCAACAGCTCATCGACCAACCGAAAACAACAGCTCCATTAAAGGTCAAATCGCTTCAATCATCAGACACAGAGCAACCAACCAAAAGGACCGGTCTTAGCCATGCTAAAAGTACATTAAAATCTACAAAGTCTTGGACAGATTTAAGTTCAACAGAGAAGATGGAGTGGGCAAAAGGAGACGGCACAAAAGACATGAAAGAAGTAAGGGAGATTTTATTGAATGAAACAACAACCtggtttttgaaatttttggaAGGAGCACTGGATAGCGGATTTCGTGTTGCTGTTCAGGAGAAAAAGGGTAAGGACAATGCTGGGCGACGAACGGAGCCGGAGAACAACCATATTGCTGTGATATTGTCTCAGCTTAAGCATGCAAATGAGTGGTTAGATAAACTAAGAAACAATTTGAACTCAGAAAATGATAATGGATTAACGGAGACTATCAATCGGTTGAAACAAAAGCTTTATGTTTGTTTACTTGCTCATGTTGATTCAGCTGCATCAGCCCTCGAGAATCGATCTGACCGAGGTTGA